The window GCGGCGTGCCAGTTCTCCGATGCGCATGATGGCTCCTCAGCGGGCAGAACCCTGTAATGACTCAAGACTTTCAACAGTGTAGCCCAGCGTCGTCCGGCGTGCAGGACGTCACGGTACGGCCGTGCTCATCCTGTAGAATCGGCGCACGGCTTCATGCCATGTCATCGTCCTGAGCGACCCTTGCGCCTCCTACGTCCGTTCCGCCTGCTGCTGCTGATCGCGCTGCTCGCCTTCCTGCCCGTACAGGGATGGGCGGCGGCCGGCGCGCGCACGGCCGCCGCCGGCGCGCCGGCGGTGCCGGCCGGCCAGGCGGTCACCGCCGTGGACGAATTCGCACCGCCGGGGGCGGCCACCGCGCTGCCGGCGCCGAACGCGTTCATCGAGACGGCCGCCACCGCGGCCGCGGCGGGCGACGCCGACCTGCCCGGCCCGTTCGACGGCAAGGACAACAACACCGAGCGCGCCCAGGCGGGCGCCGATCCGGTCGAACAGTGGCTGCCGCCGACGCTGCCGCGGCTGGCCGCGCTGCCGGCCCGTACCGGCGCGCCGCGCTACACCGGCGCTCGCCTGTCCGACCCGGACCTGCCCCGGCAGCCGCGCCCTCCGCGCGCCTGATCCCCGGCGCGGGCATGTCCGCGCACCCTCCGTTTCTTCCGCCTGCCGCACATCGGTGCGGTGTGCGTTCGCGGCCTGGCCGCATTCCTCCGTCGTCCCCTGCGTTATCCACAACATGAAACGTATCCTGCTCTTCCTGGCGACCAACCTCGCCGTCATGCTCGTTCTCAGCCTCACCGCCAGCCTGCTCGGCGTGAACCGCTTCCTGACCGCCAATGGCCTCAACCTCGGCATGCTGCTCGCCTTCGCCGCGCTGATGGGCTTCGGCGGCGCCTTCATCTCGCTGCTGATGTCCAAGCCCATCGCCAAGTGGTCGACCGGCGCGCAGGTCATCACCCACCCTGGCACCAGCCGCGAACTGTGGCTGGTGCAGACGGTGGAGAAGCTGGCCACCCGCGCCGGCCTGCCGATGCCCGAGGTCGCCATCTACGAGGGCGAGCCCAACGCCTTCGCCACCGGCGCCACCAGAAACAGCTCGCTGGTGGCAGTGTCGACCGGCCTGCTGGAGTCGATGCGCGAGGATGAGGTGGAGGCCGTGCTGGCGCACGAGGTCGCCCACATCGCCAACGGCGACATGGTCACGCTGACGCTGATCCAGGGCGTGGTGAACACCTTCGTGATCTTCCTGGCACGCGTGGTCGGCTACTTCGTCGATTCCATGCTGCGCAAGAACGACGAGGAGTCGAGCGGCCCCGGCATCGGCTACATGGTGACGGTGGTGATCTGCGAGATCGTCTTCGGCATTTTGGCCAGCATCATCGTGGCGGCGTTTTCGCGCCAGCGCGAATACCGCGCCGACGCCGGCGCGGCCAAGCTGCTGGGCACCCCTTCGCCGATGGTGGCGGCGCTGCGCCGCCTGGGCGGCCTGGATGCCGACGGACTGCCGCAGAACATGCAGGCGATGGGCATCGCCGGCGGCAAGTCGTGGATGGAACTGTTCTCCAGCCACCCGCCGATCGAACAGCGCATCGCCGCGCTGCAATCGGCCCGCTGAGGCCGCCGGTGCCGGGGTGCCGATGGCGCCCGCGGCACCTTGCGCGGCGGGCCGTGCCGGCCTGCCGCGTTTTCGCCGATCCGCCGATCCGCTGATCCGCTTTTCCCCTTCCCTTTTTCCCCTGGTCCTTCCCGCGCCGCCCGGCGACTCAGGCCGCGCGGCCGTCCGCCGCAGGCACCGCGCGGAAGGCGGCGCGATAGCGTTCCGGCGTGGTCTGCACATGGCGCAGGAAGGCCTGGCGCATCACGTCTGCGTTGCCGAAGCCGGCCAGGCGCGCCACCGCCTCCAGGCGCTGGTCGCCGCTCTCCAGCAGGCGCCGCACCGCTTCCACCCGCAGGCGCTCCACGTACCGCGCCGGTGTTTCGCCGACCTCGCGGGCGAACACCCGCGCGAAGTTGCGGGGGCTCATCGCCACGCGTTCGGCCAGCACAGCCACCGACAGGTCGCGCGCCAGGTGGTCGGCGATCCAGGCCTGCAGTTCGCGCAG of the Cupriavidus malaysiensis genome contains:
- the htpX gene encoding protease HtpX — protein: MKRILLFLATNLAVMLVLSLTASLLGVNRFLTANGLNLGMLLAFAALMGFGGAFISLLMSKPIAKWSTGAQVITHPGTSRELWLVQTVEKLATRAGLPMPEVAIYEGEPNAFATGATRNSSLVAVSTGLLESMREDEVEAVLAHEVAHIANGDMVTLTLIQGVVNTFVIFLARVVGYFVDSMLRKNDEESSGPGIGYMVTVVICEIVFGILASIIVAAFSRQREYRADAGAAKLLGTPSPMVAALRRLGGLDADGLPQNMQAMGIAGGKSWMELFSSHPPIEQRIAALQSAR